The following are from one region of the Stanieria cyanosphaera PCC 7437 genome:
- a CDS encoding glycosyltransferase family 4 protein — MSEAISSTQVTLAHLIPAPFVLQVGKALHEEGMLARFATTFVKQPQAKWQKALCQLAKTVQFDLARQISRREVSEIPLFLVKDHPWRELTRLLVSRIDNQKILTDAIFHWELMDFDRWVARENIEASNVVYGYEYGCLDTFKTAKQQGIATIYDLPSPEHDFSENIIHQEIANYSELNTSYRQYTRKRQQIRTQRRIEEWKLADLVIANSEFTKNSYANAGLNVDKVRVVPYGAPPVCSEIIEKGSNDHKPVNFLWAGTFSIRKGAHYLLAAWEKLEAKSLARLKVFGAMGLPSLLVKNIPDSIELSGTVPRSELYKQYQQADILVFPTLCDGFGMVVTEAFAQGLPVITTDRAGAADLIRHGENGLIVPAGNAEALAEALEWCLNNRQELKKMGQAALETAANWQWSDYRRAIVDNLESGLQVAGYSL; from the coding sequence ATGTCTGAAGCAATATCTTCAACTCAAGTTACTTTAGCTCATTTGATTCCTGCTCCTTTTGTTTTACAGGTAGGAAAAGCTTTGCATGAAGAAGGAATGCTAGCTCGTTTTGCTACTACTTTTGTCAAACAACCTCAGGCGAAATGGCAAAAAGCTTTGTGTCAATTGGCAAAAACAGTTCAGTTTGATTTAGCACGACAAATATCTCGTAGAGAAGTTTCTGAAATCCCTCTATTTTTAGTTAAAGATCATCCTTGGAGAGAATTAACTCGTTTATTAGTATCTCGAATAGACAATCAAAAAATTTTGACAGATGCTATATTTCACTGGGAACTGATGGACTTTGATCGCTGGGTTGCTCGTGAAAATATTGAAGCAAGTAATGTTGTTTATGGTTACGAATATGGTTGCCTAGATACTTTTAAAACGGCTAAACAACAAGGAATAGCTACAATATATGATCTTCCCTCTCCAGAACACGATTTTTCTGAAAATATTATTCATCAAGAAATAGCTAATTATTCAGAATTAAATACCTCTTACCGACAATATACAAGAAAACGTCAACAAATACGTACTCAAAGACGCATAGAAGAATGGAAATTAGCAGATTTAGTGATTGCTAATTCAGAATTTACTAAAAACTCTTATGCCAATGCAGGATTAAATGTAGATAAAGTTAGAGTAGTTCCCTATGGCGCACCTCCAGTATGTTCTGAAATAATTGAGAAGGGAAGTAATGATCATAAACCAGTAAATTTTTTGTGGGCTGGTACATTTAGTATCCGCAAAGGAGCGCATTATTTATTAGCTGCTTGGGAAAAACTTGAAGCTAAATCCCTAGCTAGGCTTAAGGTTTTTGGGGCAATGGGTTTACCATCTTTACTTGTTAAAAATATACCTGATTCAATTGAATTATCTGGTACTGTCCCTCGCTCAGAATTATACAAACAATATCAACAAGCAGACATACTAGTTTTTCCTACTCTCTGTGATGGCTTTGGTATGGTTGTAACAGAGGCTTTTGCTCAAGGATTACCAGTAATTACAACAGACCGCGCTGGTGCAGCAGATTTAATTCGTCATGGGGAAAACGGTTTAATTGTCCCTGCGGGAAATGCAGAAGCTTTAGCAGAAGCTTTGGAATGGTGTCTGAATAATCGTCAAGAACTAAAAAAGATGGGTCAGGCAGCGTTAGAAACGGCAGCTAATTGGCAGTGGTCTGATTATCGTCGCGCCATAGTAGATAACTTAGAAAGTGGTTTACAAGTGGCTGGCTATAGTTTATGA
- a CDS encoding FkbM family methyltransferase, which produces MLKKKIKFILDKTNIYSYIKYSDLYDLYLYLFWRSHWKKFLKVVSFFENLIGVDSLIFDIGANQGSKTDVYRRFAKQVVCIEPDKKSVNVLKKRFKNRSNIEIMSVAIGNNVGKATFYIHKEGSCYNTMNLKQKNSLEEKSQSDISEKIAFNDSYEVEMVTLDNLIKKWGIPKYIKLDVEGYELYALQGLNYPVEFISFEANLPVFINETIECINLIKKLSSSAKYKFSTQEGFTGELSAWLTYEEILSFISNTNLPFLEIMACLKFENA; this is translated from the coding sequence ATGTTAAAGAAAAAAATTAAATTCATTTTAGATAAAACTAACATTTACTCTTATATAAAATATTCTGATTTATATGATTTATATTTGTATCTTTTTTGGAGAAGTCACTGGAAAAAATTCTTAAAGGTAGTCTCTTTTTTTGAAAATTTAATAGGAGTAGATTCTCTAATATTTGATATAGGAGCAAATCAGGGAAGTAAAACAGACGTTTATCGGAGATTTGCAAAACAAGTTGTTTGTATAGAGCCAGACAAAAAAAGTGTAAATGTATTAAAAAAAAGATTTAAAAACAGAAGTAATATAGAAATTATGTCAGTAGCAATAGGTAATAATGTAGGCAAAGCAACTTTCTATATACATAAAGAAGGCTCTTGTTACAATACAATGAATCTCAAACAGAAAAATTCTCTTGAAGAGAAAAGTCAATCAGACATTTCAGAAAAGATTGCCTTCAATGATTCCTATGAAGTTGAGATGGTTACATTAGATAATTTAATTAAAAAATGGGGAATACCTAAATATATTAAATTAGATGTAGAAGGATATGAGCTTTATGCTCTTCAAGGACTAAATTATCCAGTAGAATTTATTTCTTTTGAAGCAAACTTACCTGTTTTTATTAATGAAACTATAGAATGTATCAATCTGATCAAAAAACTTTCTTCTTCAGCAAAGTATAAGTTTTCTACTCAAGAAGGTTTTACTGGAGAGCTATCAGCTTGGTTAACTTACGAAGAAATACTTAGTTTTATTAGTAATACCAACTTACCTTTTCTTGAAATTATGGCTTGTTTAAAATTTGAAAATGCCTAA